A part of Nitrospiraceae bacterium genomic DNA contains:
- the aroF gene encoding 3-deoxy-7-phosphoheptulonate synthase, whose protein sequence is MLIVMHHSATGSDIENIKKIISSMGLNPVSIPGAERTAIGVIGNQGWVDDSQIRDAKGILEVIHVTKPYKLVSRDFHPSDTVINLGNNIKVGGEAPFLVIAGPCAIESKEQLRSTAVFLKELGISVLRAGAYKPRTSPHSFQGLREEGLEILNDIKKEVGIKVVTEVMSPEHVNIVSEKSDMLQIGARNMQNFDLLKEAGRIKNPVILKRGLSATVEEWLASAEYILLEGNPNVVLCERGIRTFETATRNTSDLSVIPLVKKMSHLPVIFDPSHATGRRSLVSHMALASIVVGADGVMIEIHPDPERALSDGPQSLHFQEFKSLFAKIILMEEFVKKKIKE, encoded by the coding sequence ATGCTTATTGTAATGCATCATAGCGCAACTGGCAGTGACATTGAGAATATAAAAAAGATAATCTCCTCAATGGGCCTCAACCCTGTTTCAATTCCCGGAGCCGAGAGAACTGCAATTGGTGTGATAGGAAATCAGGGATGGGTCGATGACAGTCAGATAAGAGATGCAAAAGGCATATTGGAAGTAATTCATGTCACAAAACCTTACAAACTTGTGAGCAGAGACTTTCATCCATCAGACACTGTTATCAATCTTGGCAATAATATCAAAGTCGGCGGAGAAGCTCCTTTTCTTGTAATTGCAGGCCCTTGCGCAATAGAGAGTAAAGAACAGCTTCGCAGCACTGCAGTATTCCTGAAAGAACTCGGGATCAGTGTTTTAAGAGCAGGCGCATACAAACCAAGAACAAGTCCTCACAGTTTTCAAGGCTTAAGAGAAGAAGGACTGGAGATTCTAAATGACATAAAAAAAGAAGTTGGAATTAAAGTTGTCACAGAAGTGATGAGTCCTGAACATGTGAATATTGTTTCTGAAAAATCCGATATGCTTCAAATCGGAGCGCGCAACATGCAGAACTTCGATCTCTTAAAAGAAGCAGGAAGGATAAAAAACCCCGTTATCTTAAAGCGTGGACTTTCAGCGACTGTTGAGGAATGGCTGGCATCGGCAGAATACATACTCCTTGAAGGAAATCCCAATGTTGTTCTTTGCGAGCGCGGGATAAGGACTTTCGAAACAGCTACGCGCAACACATCAGACCTCTCTGTGATCCCATTGGTTAAAAAAATGTCTCATCTGCCTGTGATATTCGATCCAAGCCATGCAACAGGCAGGAGAAGTCTTGTTTCTCATATGGCTTTGGCATCGATTGTTGTCGGAGCAGACGGAGTTATGATAGAGATACATCCTGACCCTGAACGCGCGCTCTCAGACGGACCACAGTCTCTGCACTTTCAAGAATTCAAGAGCCTTTTTGCCAAGATAATATTAATGGAAGAGTTTGTTAAGAAGAAGATAAAAGAATAA
- the pheA gene encoding prephenate dehydratase, with product MSGLEELRNKIDKLDDDILELLNKRAELALKIGHIKREKNFKIYTPEREQQIIERVTKNNKGPFSNDSLRAVFKEIISGSLSLEEPVKVSYFGPTATFTHLAALRRFGSSAAFKPVENIKTVFENVDTGKSAYGVVPIENSNEGVVSYTLDMFIDFDLKVSAEIILEISHNLLSQQTDRSKIKKIYSHPQAIAQCRSWLRINMTDVTIIEATSTSKAAELAAEDKDAAAIASELAAKTYNLNVLEKNIEDNRHNVTRFLVISKEFPKKSGNDKTSIMFSIKDKPGALYEILMPFKKSKINLTKIESRPSKRRAWEYIFFVDIEGHVDDKKVSKAIEEVKEGCLYLKILGSYPQGSIQ from the coding sequence ATGAGCGGCCTTGAAGAACTAAGAAACAAGATTGACAAACTTGATGATGATATCCTCGAGCTGCTGAACAAGCGCGCTGAACTTGCCCTGAAGATCGGGCACATCAAACGCGAAAAAAATTTCAAGATATACACGCCGGAGCGCGAACAGCAGATTATTGAACGAGTAACAAAGAACAATAAAGGCCCTTTTTCGAATGATTCCTTACGGGCTGTTTTCAAGGAAATAATCTCAGGTTCTCTGTCTCTTGAAGAACCTGTCAAGGTTTCATATTTTGGTCCTACCGCCACATTTACGCATCTTGCCGCACTTAGGCGTTTCGGTTCATCAGCGGCATTTAAACCCGTTGAAAACATAAAAACAGTATTCGAGAATGTGGATACTGGAAAATCGGCTTACGGCGTAGTGCCCATAGAAAACTCTAATGAAGGTGTCGTAAGTTATACGCTCGATATGTTCATTGACTTTGACCTGAAAGTCTCAGCAGAGATAATACTCGAGATATCGCACAACTTGCTCTCACAACAGACTGACAGATCGAAGATAAAAAAAATATATTCTCATCCGCAGGCTATTGCTCAGTGTAGATCATGGCTCAGGATAAATATGACGGATGTAACAATAATCGAAGCAACCAGCACTTCAAAGGCAGCAGAGCTTGCTGCTGAGGATAAGGATGCTGCTGCTATTGCAAGCGAACTTGCAGCAAAAACATATAACCTGAATGTCCTTGAAAAAAACATAGAAGACAACAGGCATAATGTCACAAGATTCCTGGTTATATCAAAAGAATTCCCAAAAAAATCCGGCAATGACAAAACATCAATAATGTTCTCTATCAAAGATAAACCCGGAGCGCTTTATGAGATACTTATGCCGTTTAAGAAAAGTAAAATAAATCTCACAAAGATAGAATCAAGGCCTTCAAAACGCAGGGCATGGGAATATATCTTCTTTGTGGACATAGAAGGGCATGTTGACGACAAAAAGGTGAGCAAGGCAATAGAAGAAGTAAAAGAGGGCTGTCTGTATCTAAAGATTCTTGGTTCATATCCTCAGGGAAGCATACAGTGA
- the hisC gene encoding histidinol-phosphate transaminase — MIRPSEYVLDIQPYVPGKPLEELERELGIQNSIKLASNENPLGPSPAALKIIKSSIKNLNRYPDGSGYYLKKELSKTLSVNEDELILGNGSNELIDAAVRTFLKAGDEAVMAVPSFVVYSMSVKAVGGKPIQIPLKNYTHDLDAMADAVTSNTKIIFIANPNNPTGTINKKNEFDKMMSRISDDILIVVDEAYYEYVSALDYADSFEHFRKRDNLLILRTFSKIYGLAGLRIGYGIAKKEIINAMDRIREPFNTNTLAQCAALAALSDSRHVKKTKRINEKGKKYLYKELKSLGLNYIPTQANFIYMPVKAPMSLYEKLLKRGVIIRSMGLDAIRVTIGLKEENERFIQELKNIL; from the coding sequence GTGATAAGGCCTTCTGAATATGTTCTGGACATCCAGCCTTATGTGCCGGGTAAACCATTAGAAGAACTCGAAAGAGAACTCGGGATACAAAATTCTATCAAGCTCGCATCGAATGAAAATCCTCTGGGACCGTCTCCTGCTGCATTAAAAATAATTAAAAGTTCGATAAAAAATTTGAACAGATATCCTGACGGAAGCGGTTATTATCTGAAAAAAGAATTATCAAAAACGCTGTCTGTTAATGAGGATGAACTAATACTGGGGAATGGCTCGAATGAACTGATTGATGCAGCAGTAAGGACTTTTTTAAAAGCAGGAGACGAGGCTGTAATGGCAGTTCCTTCTTTTGTTGTCTACTCTATGTCTGTTAAAGCTGTGGGCGGAAAGCCGATACAGATACCTCTTAAGAACTACACACATGATCTTGATGCAATGGCTGATGCAGTCACGTCAAATACAAAGATAATCTTTATTGCCAATCCGAACAACCCGACAGGCACAATAAACAAAAAAAACGAGTTTGATAAAATGATGAGCAGGATTTCCGACGATATCCTGATTGTTGTTGATGAGGCTTATTATGAATATGTATCTGCCCTTGATTATGCAGACAGTTTTGAACACTTCAGAAAAAGAGACAATCTTCTGATACTGAGGACATTTTCAAAGATATACGGACTTGCAGGTTTGAGGATTGGTTACGGGATTGCAAAGAAAGAGATAATTAATGCCATGGACAGGATAAGAGAACCATTCAATACAAACACTCTGGCGCAGTGTGCAGCATTAGCAGCTCTGTCTGATAGCAGACATGTTAAAAAAACAAAAAGAATAAATGAAAAAGGCAAGAAATATCTCTATAAAGAGCTGAAATCACTCGGATTAAATTATATCCCTACTCAGGCAAATTTTATTTATATGCCTGTGAAGGCTCCCATGTCTTTGTATGAGAAGCTGCTTAAAAGAGGAGTTATCATAAGATCAATGGGGCTTGATGCAATAAGGGTTACCATAGGACTTAAAGAAGAGAATGAACGTTTTATACAGGAATTAAAAAATATATTGTGA
- the aroF gene encoding 3-deoxy-7-phosphoheptulonate synthase, with product MDIIVLNSRAAQRDISSIVNKLKIRGLKAHISHGTEKIVIGVIGDTSKVTEEQENAFRMMRGVEEVVRIIKPYKLANINFKAKDTLVKVKGKVIGGKKIPVIAGPCAIENKAMIINVAKKVKAAGASFIRGGAYKPRTSPYAFQGLGLEGLKYLSEAGKQTGLPVVTEIMDPRDLDLMIKYADIIQIGARNMQNFRLLLEVGMCHKPILLKRGLSATIKELLMAAEYIMSKGNLDVILCERGIRTFETETRNTLDLSAIPVLQQKTHLPVVVDPSHGVGKWDIVPPMAKAAIAAGADGLLIEVHTNPEEAMSDGEQSLTPNAFKKLMAELKPIAKAVGREI from the coding sequence ATGGATATCATTGTATTAAATAGCAGAGCAGCGCAGAGAGACATAAGCAGCATAGTCAATAAATTAAAGATCCGCGGGCTTAAAGCACATATATCGCACGGCACAGAAAAGATAGTCATAGGAGTTATCGGAGACACATCAAAAGTTACGGAGGAGCAGGAAAACGCCTTCAGGATGATGAGAGGCGTAGAAGAAGTAGTAAGGATAATCAAACCATACAAACTCGCCAACATAAATTTCAAGGCAAAAGATACTCTGGTAAAAGTAAAAGGCAAAGTAATAGGAGGGAAAAAGATCCCTGTTATTGCCGGGCCATGCGCAATAGAGAACAAGGCAATGATAATCAATGTGGCTAAAAAGGTAAAGGCTGCCGGCGCATCATTTATAAGGGGCGGAGCTTACAAACCCCGCACATCTCCTTATGCCTTTCAGGGACTTGGACTCGAAGGATTGAAATATCTTTCAGAGGCAGGGAAACAAACAGGACTTCCTGTTGTTACGGAGATAATGGATCCGAGAGATCTGGATCTGATGATTAAATATGCAGACATAATACAGATAGGCGCAAGAAATATGCAGAACTTCAGACTCCTTCTCGAAGTAGGCATGTGCCACAAGCCGATTCTGCTTAAGAGAGGACTCTCGGCAACAATAAAAGAACTGCTTATGGCAGCGGAATATATCATGTCAAAGGGGAATCTTGATGTTATTCTCTGCGAAAGAGGAATACGCACATTCGAGACTGAGACAAGAAACACTCTTGACCTCAGCGCTATCCCTGTGCTCCAGCAGAAGACACACCTGCCTGTTGTTGTTGATCCAAGCCACGGAGTAGGCAAGTGGGATATTGTTCCTCCTATGGCAAAGGCAGCAATTGCTGCCGGAGCTGACGGACTGCTTATAGAAGTCCACACAAATCCCGAAGAGGCAATGTCAGATGGAGAACAGTCGCTCACACCTAATGCCTTCAAGAAACTCATGGCTGAACTAAAACCAATAGCAAAAGCTGTTGGAAGAGAAATATAA
- the aroA gene encoding 3-phosphoshikimate 1-carboxyvinyltransferase: MSDNIDLKKVSSFKGEITTPPDKSISHRAIMISAISDGRSRIKNFLRAEDTLSTLNAFKKLGIDISEIKDEIIINSRGFRGLKESADIIDCGNSGTTIRLLSGILAGNSFISTLTGDASLRKRPMARVIKPLREMGADITAQADDIYPPIVIRGGKLHSIDYQMPIASAQVKSSILFAGLYASGETSITEPIRSRDHTERMLKTAGADIKVSGLNVKIRGLANNELNPADISVPGDFSSAAFFMVAALLVKNSDLTIKNAGINPTRTGLIDVLRKMGADIELINKKEVSGEPVSDIRCKNSGNLKAVNITKEQIPALIDELPIICIAAAKAEGLTSIRGAEELRVKESDRIRAMSKGLKAMGVEVEEFHDGLNIKGSADMKGAVIESHDDHRIAMAFSIASLAAEEITTIKGVSSVNISFPGFYKELQRLSRNN; the protein is encoded by the coding sequence ATGTCAGATAATATCGACTTAAAAAAAGTCAGCTCGTTCAAAGGCGAAATAACAACCCCTCCGGACAAATCAATATCTCACAGGGCAATAATGATATCCGCAATATCAGACGGCAGAAGCAGAATAAAAAATTTTCTTCGCGCTGAAGACACTCTAAGCACACTGAATGCCTTTAAAAAGCTCGGCATAGATATCAGTGAAATAAAAGATGAAATAATCATTAACAGCAGAGGATTTCGAGGGTTGAAAGAGTCTGCGGATATTATTGACTGCGGTAATTCAGGCACAACAATAAGACTTCTTTCAGGTATTCTTGCAGGAAATTCATTCATTTCAACCCTGACTGGAGATGCTTCTTTAAGAAAACGTCCTATGGCAAGAGTCATAAAACCTCTAAGGGAGATGGGAGCTGATATTACAGCTCAGGCAGACGATATTTATCCGCCTATAGTTATAAGAGGAGGGAAACTGCATTCGATTGATTATCAAATGCCGATTGCCAGCGCACAGGTAAAATCTTCCATCCTTTTTGCAGGATTATATGCCAGCGGCGAAACATCAATCACTGAACCAATCAGATCAAGAGACCACACAGAGAGGATGCTCAAGACTGCAGGAGCAGACATAAAAGTTAGCGGTTTGAATGTAAAAATAAGAGGATTAGCAAACAATGAACTTAATCCTGCTGACATATCAGTGCCTGGTGATTTCTCTTCAGCAGCATTTTTTATGGTAGCAGCTTTACTTGTGAAAAACTCTGATCTAACAATAAAAAATGCAGGAATAAATCCTACAAGGACAGGGCTTATTGATGTTCTTAGAAAAATGGGCGCTGATATTGAATTGATAAATAAAAAAGAAGTCTCTGGAGAACCTGTTTCAGATATCCGGTGCAAAAACTCAGGTAATCTTAAGGCTGTAAATATAACCAAAGAACAGATACCTGCACTTATTGATGAGCTTCCAATTATATGCATTGCTGCAGCAAAAGCAGAAGGCTTAACATCAATCAGAGGAGCAGAAGAATTAAGGGTCAAGGAATCAGACAGGATACGCGCAATGTCTAAAGGCTTAAAGGCAATGGGTGTTGAGGTTGAAGAATTCCATGACGGACTAAACATAAAAGGCAGTGCTGATATGAAAGGCGCTGTTATTGAAAGTCATGATGACCACAGAATAGCAATGGCATTCTCAATCGCTTCATTAGCTGCTGAAGAAATAACAACTATCAAAGGCGTTTCATCTGTGAATATATCCTTTCCGGGATTTTACAAAGAACTTCAGCGGTTATCCAGAAACAACTAG
- a CDS encoding phenylacetate--CoA ligase, with protein MYWEPDKETMEREELEQLQLERLQATLSRVYMNVPFYRKKFDEMGIDIDDFRSLKDLQKLPFTTKNDLRENYPYGLFAVPLREVVRIHASSGTTGMSTVVGYTKNDIKTWSDLAARVMTAAGVTKDDVVQIAFGYGLFTGGFGIHYGAERIGASVIPISSGNTARQIKIMQDFKTTALICTPSYALQIAETMLEMGINTNSLSLKYGLFGAEPWSEAMRKEIQDKLKIIATDNYGLSEVMGPGVSGECLERNGLHINEDHFLVEIVNPETLKPVPAGETGELVITTLTKEAFPVIRFRTRDLTKLIPEQCPCGRKFIRMQRTMGRTDDMLIIRGVNVFPSQIETVLFEIEGTEPHYQIILERKGALDTATIEVEVSESIFFDEMKKQNELIDTIKKRLASNLGVSVNVKLVEKKTLERTEGKSKRIIDNRKL; from the coding sequence ATGTACTGGGAACCTGATAAAGAGACAATGGAAAGAGAAGAACTGGAACAGCTTCAGCTTGAGAGACTTCAGGCAACGCTCTCAAGAGTCTATATGAATGTGCCGTTCTACAGAAAAAAATTCGATGAGATGGGAATAGACATTGACGATTTCCGCTCTTTAAAAGACCTGCAGAAACTCCCATTCACAACAAAAAATGACTTAAGGGAAAACTATCCTTATGGACTGTTCGCAGTGCCTTTGAGAGAAGTTGTAAGGATTCACGCATCATCAGGCACAACCGGAATGTCCACTGTTGTCGGATACACAAAAAATGACATCAAGACGTGGTCTGATCTTGCGGCAAGGGTCATGACAGCAGCCGGGGTCACAAAAGACGATGTCGTTCAGATAGCATTCGGCTACGGCCTCTTCACAGGAGGATTCGGAATTCACTACGGCGCAGAACGCATCGGCGCATCCGTAATCCCAATATCAAGCGGGAACACAGCAAGACAGATAAAGATAATGCAGGATTTTAAGACAACCGCTCTGATATGCACCCCCAGCTATGCTTTGCAGATAGCAGAGACAATGCTTGAGATGGGGATAAACACCAACTCGCTGTCGCTTAAATATGGTCTTTTCGGAGCAGAGCCCTGGTCAGAAGCAATGAGAAAAGAGATACAGGATAAACTAAAGATAATCGCAACAGACAATTACGGATTGAGCGAGGTCATGGGTCCGGGTGTTTCAGGAGAATGTCTTGAAAGAAACGGCCTTCACATAAACGAAGACCACTTCTTGGTCGAGATAGTTAACCCCGAGACATTAAAACCTGTTCCGGCAGGAGAAACAGGAGAACTTGTCATAACAACACTCACAAAAGAAGCATTCCCTGTAATAAGATTCAGAACGCGCGACTTAACAAAGCTCATTCCCGAACAATGTCCATGCGGAAGAAAATTCATAAGGATGCAGAGAACAATGGGAAGAACAGACGATATGCTGATAATAAGAGGTGTCAATGTATTTCCTTCACAGATAGAAACAGTGCTCTTCGAGATAGAAGGCACAGAACCTCATTACCAGATAATATTGGAGCGCAAAGGAGCACTTGACACAGCCACAATAGAAGTCGAAGTCTCAGAGTCAATATTCTTCGATGAGATGAAAAAACAGAATGAACTCATCGACACTATCAAAAAACGCCTTGCATCAAACCTCGGCGTCTCGGTTAACGTAAAGCTCGTCGAGAAAAAAACACTCGAAAGAACAGAAGGCAAATCAAAAAGAATAATTGACAACAGAAAACTGTGA
- a CDS encoding 3-deoxy-7-phosphoheptulonate synthase, with protein MSFQYIREMPSVKEILETIPLSDELKKIKAERDKEIISVFKRDSDKFLVIIGPCSADNEDSLCEYVSRLARLQDEVKEKLILIPRIYTNKPRTTGEGYKGMAHQPKPSEEPNMLKGLKAIRKMHIRALKESHLTSADEMLYPGNYPYLEDILSYVAVGARSVESQLHRLTISGLDVPSGMKNPTSGDVEVMLNSVQAAQLPHVFVYNGWEVKTSGNPLTHCIMRGAVDQYGTNYPNYHYENLVRVAELYKKRNLIFPAIIVDTNHANSNKKFQEQPRIAKEVMRSRQFSKTLKNKVKGLMIESYLIEGSQKISENIYGKSITDPCLGWEDSEKLLRELAGLV; from the coding sequence ATGAGTTTTCAGTATATAAGAGAAATGCCGAGCGTAAAAGAGATCCTTGAGACGATTCCCTTGTCTGACGAATTGAAAAAAATAAAGGCAGAAAGAGACAAGGAGATAATCTCTGTGTTCAAGAGAGATAGCGATAAATTTCTCGTGATAATCGGCCCCTGCTCTGCTGATAATGAAGATTCCTTATGCGAATATGTTTCAAGGCTCGCAAGACTTCAGGATGAGGTTAAGGAGAAATTAATTCTTATTCCCAGAATTTATACGAACAAGCCGCGCACAACTGGCGAAGGATATAAAGGAATGGCTCACCAGCCAAAGCCTTCTGAAGAACCTAATATGTTAAAAGGACTCAAGGCAATCAGAAAAATGCATATCAGGGCTTTGAAGGAATCGCATCTGACTTCTGCTGATGAGATGCTCTATCCGGGAAATTATCCGTATCTTGAAGATATCTTGAGTTATGTTGCTGTTGGCGCGCGCTCTGTTGAAAGTCAGCTTCACAGACTGACAATAAGCGGTCTTGATGTTCCTTCAGGAATGAAGAATCCGACAAGCGGTGATGTTGAGGTTATGCTTAATTCTGTGCAGGCAGCTCAGCTTCCGCATGTGTTTGTTTATAATGGCTGGGAAGTAAAAACATCAGGGAATCCTCTTACGCACTGCATAATGCGCGGGGCTGTTGATCAGTATGGAACGAACTATCCTAATTATCACTATGAAAATCTTGTCAGAGTTGCTGAATTATACAAAAAAAGGAATCTGATATTTCCTGCAATCATTGTTGATACCAATCATGCAAACTCTAACAAAAAATTTCAGGAACAGCCTAGGATAGCAAAAGAGGTCATGAGAAGCAGACAGTTCTCCAAGACACTGAAGAATAAGGTCAAGGGATTGATGATAGAGAGTTATCTTATCGAAGGCTCTCAGAAAATAAGCGAGAACATCTATGGTAAATCAATCACAGACCCGTGTCTTGGTTGGGAAGATTCTGAAAAACTTTTGAGAGAGCTTGCTGGTTTGGTCTAA
- a CDS encoding prephenate dehydrogenase, with translation MSKLYFKKITILGTGLIGASLALAIKKNKLSKHITGYGRSETNLKKALDKKIIDSYELDINKACAESDLIVFAMPVGCFLDTIKKIAGSLKNGAIVTDVGSVKGNLVAESEKFMFEDAAFVGGHPIAGSEKTGIDTAKAELFSGAKCILTPTARTDKTALSEISELWKALGSDVILMSPDEHDRIFAAVSHLPHVAAYALINTIGEKNKSYLDFAGAGFKDTTRIAASSPELWRDICIMNKDNILELLELLKKNLDDLSRHIKAKDSGSLEQEFKKAKTLRDNVR, from the coding sequence ATGTCAAAACTTTATTTTAAAAAAATAACCATACTTGGAACCGGACTTATCGGCGCATCACTTGCGCTCGCAATTAAAAAAAATAAACTTTCAAAACATATAACAGGTTATGGCAGAAGCGAGACAAATCTCAAGAAAGCATTGGATAAAAAAATTATAGATTCTTATGAGCTTGATATTAACAAGGCATGCGCTGAATCTGATTTGATAGTTTTTGCAATGCCTGTTGGTTGTTTTTTGGATACAATAAAAAAAATAGCAGGCTCCTTGAAAAATGGTGCAATAGTCACGGATGTTGGAAGCGTTAAGGGAAACCTTGTAGCAGAGAGCGAAAAATTTATGTTTGAAGACGCTGCCTTTGTCGGAGGGCATCCGATTGCAGGAAGCGAAAAAACAGGAATAGACACAGCAAAAGCTGAACTCTTCTCAGGTGCAAAATGCATCCTGACTCCTACAGCAAGGACTGATAAAACTGCGCTCTCTGAAATATCAGAATTATGGAAAGCTTTAGGTTCAGACGTCATACTAATGAGTCCCGACGAACATGACAGAATATTCGCGGCTGTCAGTCATCTGCCTCATGTTGCTGCATACGCACTTATTAATACTATCGGCGAAAAAAATAAATCATACCTTGATTTTGCAGGTGCCGGGTTCAAGGATACAACAAGGATTGCAGCGAGTTCTCCTGAATTGTGGAGAGACATATGCATCATGAACAAAGACAATATTCTTGAACTCTTAGAGTTATTGAAGAAAAATCTGGATGATTTAAGCAGACACATAAAAGCCAAAGACTCCGGGTCTTTGGAACAGGAATTTAAAAAAGCCAAGACGCTCAGAGACAATGTCAGATAA
- the cmk gene encoding (d)CMP kinase translates to MGRVIAIDGPSGAGKSTIAKELAKRLGFRYLDTGALYRAVALAFREKGIRDNAADDLLSNLLSSIQISFIDGKVFLNGRDVSEDIRSPEIGRLSSIFSSKKVVRKFLLNIQRDAAKNADLVAEGRDMTTVVFPDAWKKFYLDASTDQRTNRRYLQLKEKGMDIEKAEAKKDVIERDIRDSSRDISPLKKADDAVYIDSSTMSADEVMNYILKITGVVI, encoded by the coding sequence ATGGGCAGAGTTATAGCTATAGACGGGCCTTCAGGCGCGGGCAAAAGCACCATCGCAAAGGAACTGGCAAAAAGACTCGGGTTCAGGTATCTGGACACAGGCGCACTTTATAGGGCAGTTGCATTAGCATTTAGAGAAAAAGGCATTAGAGACAATGCAGCTGATGATCTGCTCAGTAATTTACTCTCTTCGATCCAAATTTCATTCATTGACGGAAAAGTGTTTCTTAACGGCAGAGATGTTTCAGAAGATATACGCTCTCCTGAAATAGGACGCCTGTCGTCTATATTTTCTTCAAAAAAAGTTGTTCGTAAATTTCTTTTAAATATCCAGCGTGATGCTGCTAAAAATGCTGATCTTGTAGCCGAGGGAAGAGATATGACCACAGTCGTATTTCCTGATGCATGGAAAAAATTTTACCTTGACGCATCAACTGATCAGAGGACAAACAGGCGCTATTTGCAGTTAAAAGAAAAAGGCATGGATATAGAAAAGGCCGAAGCAAAAAAAGATGTTATTGAAAGAGATATCAGAGATTCCAGCCGCGATATATCCCCGCTGAAAAAAGCTGATGATGCCGTATATATAGATTCATCAACCATGTCTGCTGATGAGGTTATGAATTATATCTTAAAAATAACAGGAGTTGTAATTTGA
- a CDS encoding 1-acyl-sn-glycerol-3-phosphate acyltransferase: MSFAYFIHRLALLIMGKILFRLESIDWGKIPKTGGALIVANHASYLDPLLIGCAIKKRQATFMAKRELFNLPLVGGFVRIFSFPVDKDSTKPSTIKDTVKHLKKGELVVLFPEGGRSANGDLLSPKRGAAVIASLAKAPIIPAYIDGTYRAFPVGSKFPKPVKVKVIFGDKININEDVNESNKDSHEKIGIKIMEAIKNLSCKLADK; the protein is encoded by the coding sequence TTGAGCTTTGCATATTTCATTCACAGACTTGCTCTGCTTATCATGGGTAAAATTCTTTTTAGACTTGAGTCTATTGACTGGGGAAAAATTCCCAAAACAGGCGGTGCGCTCATTGTAGCAAACCACGCCAGTTATCTGGATCCTCTGCTTATTGGATGTGCTATAAAGAAAAGACAAGCTACATTCATGGCAAAACGGGAGCTTTTTAATCTCCCGTTGGTGGGAGGTTTTGTTAGAATTTTTTCTTTCCCTGTTGACAAAGACAGCACAAAACCATCCACTATAAAAGACACTGTTAAGCATTTAAAAAAAGGCGAACTTGTAGTTCTTTTTCCTGAAGGAGGAAGAAGCGCAAACGGCGATCTTCTCAGCCCGAAGAGAGGCGCTGCGGTTATAGCATCGCTGGCTAAAGCCCCGATTATCCCTGCATACATTGACGGCACATATAGAGCGTTCCCAGTAGGTTCTAAATTTCCAAAACCTGTTAAAGTCAAAGTTATATTTGGCGATAAGATAAATATAAATGAAGATGTAAATGAATCAAATAAAGACTCTCATGAAAAAATAGGCATCAAAATAATGGAGGCGATAAAAAACCTCAGCTGCAAACTGGCTGATAAGTAA